The sequence below is a genomic window from Myxocyprinus asiaticus isolate MX2 ecotype Aquarium Trade chromosome 9, UBuf_Myxa_2, whole genome shotgun sequence.
GGTTGGCACGCGGGCAATAGCAAGAGAGTGGACAAACCATTCGCGTGACCCACTGAGCGTCAACATGGGTCGCTCGAGCATAAAGGGTTCGGCATTGAATTGTTCGCTCCACGTGGTGGATGAAAGGGGTTTGCCCTTTTCCTGGCTGTCAGAAGCAGGCATTGACGGAGCACATGTGTCAGTCCTCCTGCCACTTGTATCACTTTTTTCCTCTTAAGTTTATTTACAAAGCATAGGATAGCAAAAAACAATGATGACCTTCTGAATTGCTTTTCCTTTTAAATTTAGCGTTATTAATCTTTTATGCATTAAGGCCTTTATACAGAGTTTTACCATGTCCATTTATCCTTTTATGATACTCATTTCTAACTGGAAGGAAACTTATGCTCATGGTGGCTGGCTGAGTGCCAGGTGTTATTGCATTGAACAGCTCAGAATGTTGCCCTCGTTCACTCTCCAAGGAATTACATTATTCTTAGATCTATATACATTAATGCCTTTTTACGGAATTTACTTGCCATTAGAGCGGTCGAACTGGCAGAAAACTGCCATGTAAAGTCCAGCCTCTGCTATTGTGTTAAAGAGCCCCATCATTCCAAAAAATTAAGCTACATAAATTATAGGTATGGATCTATTCTCATGTATTAACGCCTCTTATAAAGAACTTTCTTGCGAATAATTTTCGGAATTTGGAGTTCTTCACTTAGCCAACCACCATGCGGCAGTTTTCTTCAAGTGAATATAATACAAGCAAAAACGGACCTGGAAATTTGCAAGTATATGCTCCGTATAAAGGccttaatatattaaaaatattatttttattaatattaataataaagttAATTAGGTTGTGACCCCTGCTAGCCTTTTAAACACGTGGCCATGCAATAAGCAGTGCGTTCCCTAACCCACATCCCTGTGCTAATGGTACAGTGCAAATTGCAAGACACAAGAACtggaaaaatagaaaattggTGATGAGTCAATTATTCCAAAAATCATCTCTAAAGTCATAATTTAGAAAAAGTACaattgaagaaaaagaaaaatcaagtaTCCATTCTTTAAGTAACtagaaaaaatgaaaacatttcaaactgtttttctatttttgcatttggattggtATGGTATGAAAAATTAAGTGTTACACGGACCATACAATAAGTCTACAAATTGTTTACAAATTAGCACCCaaggctttgttcagacaggctGCTAATAGTGGTGGctagtgacttgcctcagtcctggtggcggaggacgaatctcatttgcctcttgttctgagaccatcaatccgcgcatcttatcatgtggcttgttgagcgcggtaCCGCGGAGACGtatcgcgtgtggaggcttcaggctATTCTCCATGgtatccactcacaactcacctCATGCCCCACCCAGAGGGAGAacaacacattatagcgaccacgaagaggttaccccatgtgactctaccctacctagcaaccaggcttaggagacctggctgtagtcactcagcacaccatggatttGAACTTGAgactcaggggtggtagtcagcaaaTTTACTTTTTGCTGACTACCACCTTTACTTTTTCACTTTTTGAAACCCATTTAAATTGCATTGGAATTGCATTTCGGTCTGAACAGTCAGATTGGATTTTAATTTCAGCGCTTGGAACACATAGTGACTGTAAAGCCATAGAGCCAGTAGTGTTTctgacttacatttacattttacatttactcgtttggcagatgcttttatctaaagcaacttataaaagaggaatacattacaagcgaatcatcttaaggagacagtggtacgaaaagtgctgtattacaaagtttcactagcatcagaatagtagtattcaagtattaaagtgcaacaataataattatttttttagtgactggttaagtgctcatggaaaaggtgtgtttttagccatttttttgaAAGTGAggcagcttcacggatggagttgggaagatcattccaccaacatagtatgatgaagccgaaagtccgaaaagagttttggtgcctctttttgttggtacaacaaggcgacgtcccttagctgaccgcaggcttctggtgggaatgtagctctgtagaaatgattttaggtatgctggagcagacccaatgATTGTTCTGTATGCCAAGTAGCTTCTGCAGTCCATTCCTCTCTCCTAGGAAAGAATGACATTTTCAAACTCGCCAGTAAGTTAAAAATTCTACACAACATACAtttcaacaaataaaaatgtcaacaaaacacTTGAAGCAAAGTGAGATTAGCTGGAAATGTTATTTTGGAAACATGAGAAGGGTGCctagttttggaggactctaaaTATGTTAAATCAGAAATTCTTATTTATTATGTTGTagtaaatgaatgaaaaatagGATGGGGTTAttaatcaagaaaattaacctaatGAAGGTATGGCACCAGGTTTTAAATATAGAAACTTGGTGATTTTGTTTCACACAAAgggaaatgcaaaactatcacCTTCTTGGATCTTCTACATGGATGTGCAAGAGGAAGAATAGATTGAAGAATAGATTGTGTTGTTGCTGCTGATGTTTTAGACAAAGTGATAAAAcagtgtttgaaaaaaaaaatatgatctaatgtgaacTTTCTTGATGAAAAATATGATGTGCCTGgttacatgtgcatgtaaaatggctagaaatagcattttatcttagcataaagctaaatgtttacgcaacaatttacacaaggtttatttctatttctgctgctccaaatttacttcaaacttacttctctgtctgctcgtatgaatattACACATCTTAAGAATGTATTTCTCTTTGGATCGgatcatttatatggatacatGTTTTCCCatctgaatagactaaatattaaatggaacaaatgacgatttttttaaaaagtaatctcttctgtaatcaaaatacttttccaATGTAACTAATCCGATAACCAACGATTTAAATTGGAAAtgtattggaatacagttactaatattttgtatttacatgtattccgttacacccCAAACCTGATTCTGAATATGGCAATACAACAAGTCTACATATGCAtgtgtaaacacatttaaataatataacattTCAGTTTTGCTAGTCCATCTTGGATCATTGGCGTATTTAGATGACATATATAACTCTCCTGtctgaaaaatgaaaaaagaatctGTTATAAAAACATTCTTCACAATTTAATAGTTCATATAAACACACTGATTGGAAAATCAGAATATTTACAGCAAGTGCTGATTGTCAGATTACTGCTGGATTACAACAGGCATGTCTCCTGTGTTTTCATTTAAACATGAATGTAAATGTGCCACAAGGGAATattctttttcatttaaataaaaataaaacggaGTTAAGTCCTAATACTTGCTTTATTAAGTTGGATTTGGAGAGCCTTTAATTACCCAATGTGcatacttatttttttttccctaaaTACTAAAAATATTAAGAATTATTTAAGTATGGGATCATAAGATTGTGAATGAACAGTCCATAGTAATAGTCTCTTAtatgattttttgttgttgttttgcttatgaataaatgaacttttttattataaataaattataaataaactttttataaaataaatacattataaatgaacTTTAATGATCTATAACTTCCTGTTCCATATTATAAGATTTTAGGTCAAAATAAATTGAACAGTAAacagcattttataaaaatatttattcataatCTTTATGCTGTAAATATATTCTGCATATGCCCGCATGCAGTTATAacatatctaatatatatatatatatatatatatacaatcttATTAAGCTTACAATATTGTGGTGCAATATAGgtgtaataaattaaaacaaaatataaacagcAAATTATATTGCATATTCTATGAACATTCACATTTATAGATTTTTCTAGTTTAatcatgttttataatgtaaaaatgacattaaTATACAATATTAAATTACACATTATGGTTTAGTGTATTCTTTGTTTCATGAGCAAACCTTACTTATTGCTAAGATTTGTTCACAAAACATCAGAATGCCGATGTTGCTGGTGGCTTCTATTTGTTGAGAAATATTCTCTATTTCCTGGATGAGGTACTATTTTAAAATCCTTAATTATGGCTTTAACTTTGTGGCATTAGGTTTAAAAGTGTACATCATTCAGTGTTGATACGTAGGTGTACCGAGCAGTACCTAGAAGCATAAACTTCTATAAGCTTAAGTCTTGGTCAAAGTTCACTGTTTTCTGGTCCTCTGCTTTAATGTCAGTAAGATGTGGATGGCTCTCACTCATATGAGTGAAGCGATCTTGGAGATACTGGTTCCCTAAGCCCATGATGTGGCCTGTAGCTTGTCGATGTAGATTAGCCACTCTGGCTGTGAAGTCCAACGTGAAGGCAAATTTCACTAGTTCTGGTGCAACGACGGTCGGGTGGGTTTTCTTATTTGGAACTTCTGACTGGACATACTGGTCAGCCATCTGCTGGAAGGATCTATAGGAAAATGAACTTTCCAGAAAAGAGCTCACAAAGCTATTTTCCTTCAGCTGGGGGAGAAACAAAAATGGGGTTATTCCTGAGTGACTGCTTTGCTTATGTCCGAATCTAAATTATAAAATAAGACAGTTCCAGTTCGGGATGATGATTGGTCAATGCAATGTTGCAGTCATGCTAAAGCACACAATATATGTGTACAAATATATTTCAAAGCAGCATTTTTCAGCtttgggttaaaggaatattccgggttcaatacaactcaagctcagtcgacagcatgtgtggcataatgttgattaccacaaaaaatgaatcgactcatctctccttttctttaaaaaaagcaaacatcgaggttacagtgatgcacttacaatggaagtgcatggggcaaatttttttattgaacccggaatattcctttgagacCAAGTTTAAAAGGAATGGGGAAAGCGTCTTTGGAATCTGAATAAAGAACCTAATCAGAAGTGTCTGGTTAAATAAAAGGACTAAGTGAAAGTAAAAAGTGTGGATcattaaatagaaaagaaaatgtgTTACACATGCATGTTTTCAACTAACTTGCACTGAACTTCAGTGTTTGGTGGTTTTTaacatttcatattttcataagtGTATTTCTGACATTTAGCTGTTTGAGAGGAAATTAAAGCTCTTACCTTATCGTCTATAAGGTCTCCTTCCTGTTTTATCAGTTCAGTGATCCTCTTGATTGCTTCTTGTGAAACTATAGTTTGCATAAATACAGTATGACATCATTTGTTGTGCTCTTTGTAATGCAATAGCAATAGATGCAACAGATTTTTTTGACCAATGCATGACTACTACCTGAGACTAATCGCTTTAATTAAtctcttaaattattattaaaacatgtTAAATTTGCAGTCttgttgcttaaagggatagttcaccaaaaatgaaacatctgtcatcatttactccctctcatgttgttccaagccagtatgactttgtttcttccatgAAAACTCAAAagaaggcagaatgacagccttagtcactaaTCACTTTCATTGATTGGAAAAagtgcaatgaatgtgaatcaaatttgggacaacatgaggttgagtaaattatcttAACACTGTACTGGTATTTAGCATTCCAGGTCtacctaatgttttttttttaacccatggactacttttttttttttttttgcattattcaaATTGGAGTATTTTATAAGTGCCCTCACTTTTTCCACCATTCTGGACAGTTGGTTGAAAACTGGTATAGCCATCGCCTGGACTGTCTTTCACTTCATGCACAATCTTCTCCAGTTCCTCTGACACTTTCTCATAGTAACAGCTATTTTGTTCCACCATCTCAACAGCTGTGAACATTCAAAATTCGTTAGACCTTGTTTTCAAGATGTGAAAACATCAAACtaacacaaataaacaatattgttGTGCATCATGTAGAACATCTGAGATACATACATTTTCCCTTGGACATATCTCCACTTCGCCTCCATTTTAACGATCTCTCGAGGGACTGTTTCTTCTTCGAAGATTTGGTACGGCGCATGCCATCTTCGCCTTTTGATAGGACTTCATGTATTGGTAAACAAGACATTTCGAGTGTTGAGGGTTTTAAAGGAGGGAGAGGTTCTTTAACTCTGGGATGATCCAGTCCTCTGGTGAATAAACTCAAGAAGCTCTTCCATACTGTGGGTTTCTTTGTCCTCTTGCTTTCTTTATCCTTCTTCTCCTCTTTAGAAGACTCTAGTTTGTCTGACATCTTTGTATGAACATCAACACTATTTGTATTTGCTTTGGGGGGTAAAACATCACTGGTTTTCTCACCCTCCTCCTTGTCCTTATCCAAACGTTGAAACAACTTCTTGGATTTGCCGTTGGACTTTTGGGATGCATTGGAGCCAACATTGCGACGCACACTGCCTTTAATTTTCCACTTTTTGGGTTTCTTCTCAGACAACGTCTCAGAATGTTTGTCTACTTCTGGTTCAGGGAAGGGCTTGTACATCCTAACGTTTTCCTCTGTGATGGAGGCCTGTGAACTCAAGTTAATGGATGCATCACTGGAATATATGCGGCCCCTATTGTTCCGCTCTGCTATGGAGATACATTTGCGTGATTTCTGCCCCTTTATTAGATGCCCTTGTGTTCTATCGTTGAGGCTTAAACTGCGCTTGACATACACTTCTAGAAGTTGCTTCCTATCCTTTTCTCCCACCAATAGCAACTGGGGGCTGTGCTGTGTACACTCTTCAGGTGAAATGGATGCCATACTGTCTTCAGGTGAAATGGATGCCATACTGTCTTTCtgtaaataagaaaaatacatcaatatttgtATTAGTGGCTGACCAATATATTTTCAATGGCCAGTGCTGATAACAATATATAGAGAGCAGGGCAGCAGACAGTTACCGTCAATGTGGATAATCTCAAATTGACCACTAATATATTGGATGTATCCCGAACTTGTAAAATGAATAGCATATTACTATACCATTACTGGTTTGTAAAGATTTTTTAACAAGACTGAGGTGCTAGACTTAAGACTACTACTCTTTGCTTACTAGTTTAACACTTTGCTGatgttcattttaaatgagaAACTAATAATCTCAGAAGGAAGCATCTTTTTGCAGTTTTATAGACTTCGTAGCGTCTTTACCGTTCATATTTACCAAAAAGTATGCTACCACAATTAACGCTTTAAAAGGACTTACGGGCCGCTCAGACCGAACACGTTCTTGCGCAGAAGCTAAACGCAGCGCaaacgaatagaacagaacgcaagtgtctcgAGGCGCGTTTTTAGTTTTCGAACGCGCTACTTGTGCGCGAGACGCTAGAGcgtttacataaaaaacaaatgaaaaacagcacagacgaaTGGAAAAACACGTTCGCTGTGAAGGTATCGATACTAAAACGCCTTTAAATGTCTTGGCAACCATACGCGTATATGCAGTGAGCGGCGTAATATGCTACACACAAAGTTACGATAAACGTAAAGTCTATATAAATTACTAGAATACAATGACATTGTCGATATAAATTACTAGAAGACAAATTTTCTTTAGAATAAACCATGGATTTGTTCTTACTATTTCTCGCACTCCTTGATGTTCGTCCCGTCTCCAGTGGTGAACGacagtatgtttgtgtatattgTTTTCGGAAGAAACTTGGATATGAAGGCGACGTTTAAAGACGCCCCGTCGCGGAAACCACCTATCACCAAAGATTTGACGTCATTCAGGTAGACTGGGAAACGTCAGGTGTTGTTTACAGTTTCGACATATTGCTGTAAAGAGCATAAGGAAATAAGAATATTAAAATGATTGCAAATGAAACCCATCCTATTTCTAATTCTACAGGACCATTTGAACctcagtcatttttacagtttgctcattaatatttcttaaaaataattcTTGTATTGACAACAGTACAattcaaattttacattttacattttatgttcaTGCCTTCACTTCTTTGAACTTCTGACTATTAgctaattc
It includes:
- the LOC127445950 gene encoding uncharacterized protein LOC127445950; protein product: MASISPEDSMASISPEECTQHSPQLLLVGEKDRKQLLEVYVKRSLSLNDRTQGHLIKGQKSRKCISIAERNNRGRIYSSDASINLSSQASITEENVRMYKPFPEPEVDKHSETLSEKKPKKWKIKGSVRRNVGSNASQKSNGKSKKLFQRLDKDKEEGEKTSDVLPPKANTNSVDVHTKMSDKLESSKEEKKDKESKRTKKPTVWKSFLSLFTRGLDHPRVKEPLPPLKPSTLEMSCLPIHEVLSKGEDGMRRTKSSKKKQSLERSLKWRRSGDMSKGKSVEMVEQNSCYYEKVSEELEKIVHEVKDSPGDGYTSFQPTVQNGGKISQEAIKRITELIKQEGDLIDDKLKENSFVSSFLESSFSYRSFQQMADQYVQSEVPNKKTHPTVVAPELVKFAFTLDFTARVANLHRQATGHIMGLGNQYLQDRFTHMSESHPHLTDIKAEDQKTVNFDQDLSL